In Vibrio gangliei, a single window of DNA contains:
- a CDS encoding serine hydrolase codes for MKNTAKYLTTLLVPSLALSASLVSVNASAADPIVVPNAPEIAAQSYVLMDYHSGKILAEKNMDERRHPASLTKMLTSYVIGQEIKSGSISRNDEVVVSENAWAKNFPDSSKMFIEVGKTVTVDELNQGIIVTSGNDACVAMAEHIAGSEDSFVDLMNQWAQKIGMKNSHFVNVHGLDNDEHYSTAHDFAILGAALIRDVPEEYKLYSQQSFTYNGITQYNRNGLLWDKSMHVDGIKTGHTSGAGYNLVTSATEGDMRLVSVVMGTASENARKAESKKLLNFGFRFFETVAPHKAGEEFVKEKIWMGDKSEISLGVKEDTYVTVPRGQAKNLAASFVLDKELKAPISKGEVVGKLFYQLNGKDVAEYPLVAQEDVKEGGIFSRLIDYIVLLFKSWF; via the coding sequence CACTTTCTGCATCACTAGTTTCTGTCAACGCATCGGCGGCGGATCCTATCGTCGTGCCTAACGCACCAGAAATTGCAGCACAAAGCTACGTTCTTATGGATTACCATTCAGGTAAAATCCTTGCTGAAAAGAACATGGATGAGCGTCGCCACCCAGCGAGCTTAACCAAAATGTTAACTAGCTATGTTATCGGTCAAGAAATCAAATCTGGTAGCATCTCTCGTAACGATGAAGTCGTGGTCAGCGAAAACGCATGGGCGAAAAACTTCCCTGATTCATCAAAAATGTTCATTGAAGTGGGCAAAACCGTTACTGTTGATGAGCTGAACCAAGGCATCATCGTAACGTCAGGTAATGATGCTTGTGTCGCAATGGCAGAACACATTGCTGGTTCAGAAGATTCATTTGTCGATCTCATGAATCAATGGGCACAAAAAATTGGCATGAAAAACTCACACTTTGTCAATGTTCATGGCCTAGATAACGATGAGCACTACTCGACTGCACATGACTTTGCTATTTTAGGTGCAGCATTGATTCGCGATGTGCCTGAAGAATACAAACTGTACTCTCAACAATCATTCACTTACAACGGCATCACCCAATACAACCGTAATGGTTTATTGTGGGATAAGAGCATGCACGTTGACGGAATTAAAACCGGCCACACCAGTGGTGCAGGCTACAACCTAGTAACCTCAGCAACAGAAGGCGACATGCGTCTTGTTTCTGTAGTTATGGGCACCGCAAGTGAAAACGCACGTAAAGCCGAAAGTAAAAAGCTGCTTAACTTCGGTTTCCGTTTCTTTGAAACTGTTGCACCACATAAAGCGGGCGAAGAGTTCGTTAAAGAAAAAATCTGGATGGGTGACAAGAGCGAAATCTCTCTTGGCGTAAAGGAAGATACTTACGTCACCGTTCCTCGTGGCCAAGCGAAAAACCTAGCGGCTAGCTTTGTTCTTGATAAAGAGCTAAAAGCGCCAATCAGTAAAGGTGAAGTGGTTGGTAAACTGTTCTACCAATTAAATGGTAAAGATGTAGCAGAATACCCACTTGTCGCTCAAGAAGATGTGAAAGAAGGTGGTATCTTCAGCCGCTTGATCGATTACATTGTTCTATTGTTTAAAAGCTGGTTCTAA